The segment ttgaaaacaaaattcaattagtAAAAGGGTTAAAAAGTCAAAAGAATAGGGGCTAAATTTGATgtacaaatcaaattaaaccaaataatgataaacaaaattgaagaaaaataataattaaaagaagataaacaaataaaacaaataacaataaaaaaagaaccaaattagatataaaaaataaatgagatgaCACTTTCATACTTTGgtaagaagaagagagagaaaagaaggatgagaagaaaaaaattcatcaaagcCCAACCACTACACCTCTACACACATGTGTTGCACCACTGGAAAAAAGACGTTGATGTGATTATAATGATATCATAGAAAAAAGCATTTCACCACCGTAAGACAATGCATATGCCACCAAAAAGATATGGGTTACGCCAactactttgtttttattaatattttaaatttataaaaagaccaaatcatctttcataaAACATAAGTATAATAAAACCAAGTGAATAGTACCCTCCTCTCCAACAAGTAAGTAATTGTTTACATATGATAaaactacaaagaaaagactacaaATTTCGtgagcttctgatattgaaatcaagaaatggaTGGAGAACTTGGCTTCACCTGAATGCAGCATTTAAGTAATTGCACTGtacatattaatgttttttatttataaaaaaaccaaattacctCTTATGTAGCGTgagtataacaaaaaaaaaacaagtgaaaaagACCACAAAACCCTcctaaaaagttttaattttttttaactcaagaGCATTTAAGTAACTATATTgtgcattaaaaacaaaaatatttataaaacccCTAAAcacagattattattttttttgctcttaAGGTTATTTTAGTCATAACACTGTTCTCAAACAATGTAAAAAAGACAGGTTTGAACCTATTAAATTTAACAATGACTAATGTGTCCCTACCATTTAACTCTTAAGTGACCATACACACAAGGTCCCTATGAATTCAGAAATTGCCAACGGCTTCCTTTATACTGGGTCTAAAATCATCTGAACATACAATATGAGAAGTCTCTGTTCTCAGCAAGTATATTGATCTacgttttcttttataaatgatTTGGTAAATATCATCCAGAATGCTGACACTGAGAGATGCCGGCATCAAGGTCCACCTCCTGGGGTATTTTGCCCTCCTGTTACCTTGTTGCGTAAACAAATAGGACATAGCCACTTAGCTTTTCCCTTTCATGGAATCAAGATTAGCTTGTTACAGCTCATAAGACAACTTGTGTACTGATGTTCATTTCaaattccccccccccctttttgtGCTACTGTTAATTGGAATTTGATGTGAGTTTCAGAGGAATTGTTGAACTGTGGCATGCAAACTGTGAAAAAAGATGAGCTGCCAAAACCATGCTTCATCAATGGTAATAGACCATGAATAAAACCTTCAAAAGTAGagcttgaaaacaaaatttatcaagCTATTCCAAGAACATGTAgatgaaaaactaaaagatcTGCTATAATGGCAATGATTTTACATGGGATGAATTGAATCCAGTAATGTTGAGACAGATAAATAcaggggaaagaaaaaaacagctcCAGCAAATTAGTTCCCAGGTTGTGTAAGGTTTTGTTTCCCAAACTTTCTGTAGTGGACATCAGCATACATATTATTGGGGATGTCGCCGATGTCCCACCAAAGAGTAGGTAACTTAGCAACAAGATTGAGCTGTACTTTTCATGATCCGTGACCAATTGTTTCAAAAATGTAGCGGATTGCTCAGGACAGAAGACAAGCTCGACATTTGGTTTTTGTAAAGTACAATAATGCACTTGGGAAGGGTTTCTCTATGAAGAGATACGTCAAGAAAGTGAGgaactgattaaaaaaaaaactaaaataactcaCTATTTCACTTTTACTGTACATACACTCAGAATATACAGTGATTCGCAAAGTAAATTTGTCGTCTTACCCTTACCACACAAAGCCATTTATCTTAGTTGGGAGGGTAATTTAGTCTTTTTCTTGGGATACAAATGTTATTACCAAATTTATTAGGTGCATTTTAAcccaatcatatttttattacaccgtcaaattattaaatttccCTTAAAATTTGTTTCATCTAATTAGCATCCAcgagtattttttgttttttactttattttaaaaacttaaatgattaaatttcttctaaaatattttttattattattatcatgttaGGTTAGGAGCAATttattctttttgtgttttaaaaaattattttagaaaaattgaaAGCTCGCACATAGCGCTTTCTAGCATGTGGCAGCTGGACGTTATATAATTGGTGCGTGAGAGACCATCCAGTTGAGGAATGTTGGCTTATGCAATGACATTGGAAACATCACGATGCAACCTTCCAAATAGGGCGACGAGTGTGGTGTTTCAAGGGATAGTTGTTGTCGGCCGccccttcttttgtttttctcttctctctttctccttcttgaattttgtgttggtcattaaaaaaatatgatttgtccttttattttatgatatttcagGTCTAACCCTCAatgtttcatttttaattttgattcttagctctataatcaaattttaatttgttttcaatttcattcttagatccataatcttgattttttattctttcaaatttggtcatcattttcttaatttttatttcatattttgaattcttttatgaatttgatttttcttttcaattttccccttcaatttaaaatttgatgataTTTCAGGTTTGGTCCTCAATgtttaaatttctaattttgattattagctctttttttatcaaattttaatttgtcttcAATATCATTATTGGATCCataatcttaatttgtttttattttttttcagatttgttcctcattctcttgattttaatttttttgctttggatTCCGTTGtaaatttgatatttcttttcaattttgtctttcaattcaaaattttaggtttttctctcatttatttatttttcaaataagattatcATTCtctttattgctatttttttatccgtttatataattgatgttttttattttatcattcgatATTTGATTTCTTGAGAGTTTGTCTTCATGGTTTTTcccatagtttttagacccgaTCCAGGGGTCGACTTAGAAAAAGTATCAAGTCACGGGTCAGGTGGGTTGAACTGAATTAACTGAGTCAACCAAATCTATAGTCAGGTTTGCTCTAAGTTGAGCAAGCCACAAGTTGAtctaattttttgataatttcataTTAGGTCAATTATCcctaaatttcttttgaaacttGGCTTGGCCTAAACCTCGGGTCGACCAACAGTTTTAAAATAGTGATTTTGCAGATGGAGTACTTTTGATTTAGTCACTAGTTAAGGTTACGGTTTGAAAAATGAACacaggttgattttttttttaccgataACATCCTTCGACGttattcattttgaaaaataaactttgtgattttctttggtTTCCTTTCAATCAAGTTATTCATTTCTCATGACGTAGGCAATAAGTTTGACCAGATGGCTCAGGTATCTTTTGAGgtcgttttttttctttttcggcTGTCCTTCAAAatccaattatttttaaaattaagctttgtattttttcttgttttatcttCTATTGAGTTATCTCATTCACATAATCCCGCTCACGACTCTTGACTACTTCACCCAAGTTTGCTAGGActttgctttttaaattttttttttattcattggtttgttttctattttgagTCCGTTTGTTTACACAATTGCAACTGCGTTTTAAATAAACCGCAAATTTAAGCtgtttggtaaagaaaaaaatgggatTTACTGTGCATGAGCCCCATTGTTTATTGCGTTTACAACGTAGGGGGAGAAGAAGCAGCCTAGAGCTGCTTTTTTTGCAAACTGTGTTACAGCACAGTAGCCAGTGGCGCGCAACTGAACTTCCTTCCGGTAACCAGAGGCGCgcgttttttcttcttcttccagtgACCAGAAGCGCgcgtttcttcttcttctttttcttcatttccatgTCTCCattgttcatgtgaacagtggaaACATTGAagtgtagaagaagaagaaggagaatgaGGGGCTAGGGAAAACATGGAAAGAGTCCAACTCCAGCACCAAGCAGACACTATGAGAGGAGAAGGAGCAGAACAGAGGAATAGAAAAGTGTTCAACTTTCATCTTCATCCCGCTTTGCTTTAATCAACAttacactgttcaagtgaattttaattcacttgaacagtgtagCAACACGAGTAAATTTAGTACATGCGTGTTGCTTTGCTCaaccgggtcactggcttgggccagtgaccggggCGAGCTGGCTGGGTTTAGCCCAGCCCATATGGGTCAGACTAGGTCCGATTCAAACCTAAATACATTGACCCGGGTCCGTCCCAAACCTAAATGCATTGACCCAGGTAtaacccagtaaaataaaaaaatccaaaaaaatttcacagatattgtgttttattcgaaaaaactagtgttaaacattattcaatgacactatatTAACTAgacggagatcgcttgatgacatagcatttgcagaatttgatcgcaatctcttttttttctgattatattttacttgatgttaTTGCGCTCTTAAGAACTTTGtgaaaactgtagtccttgtcggatgtattttatacgtgatggaattgtagataatttaatggaacaataaaaaatattttatataaagtattatttattttatgatgtagtagcaatagttaaatttataatatttaaattaaaaaccataaacattaatatatttttaaaaaaattattttataatctcaatttcaaaagcatttttaaccaaacacattacattactttttgttcaatttcaatttcaactacagttttaactaaacatatattttccaaaccaacttcaactaaaaatctttttataaaataatttttttaaaattacaactaCAGCAATTACAACAATATCAAGCACAAATTATCCTTTTCTAATTGAGTTTTCAAAGATTggctatcattatttttatccaatttgcTCTCGATGATATCGAGTCGTgaattgtttttccttctttaaaATATACTAACAGCGTTTGAGCATTGCTATTTTACATCGCAAAAAAATTGGCTCTACCAGTGACAAAACGCCATCCACCTATATTACGAGAAGTGTTACTGTTCCATGTAATTAATGTTCTTGGAAACAGAACAAGTCAAGTAATATTATTGtgttgaaaatgcatcaaagtGCTAATTGTCATTCTTGGAAATAGAAGCTTTCATCGATTGCATGCCAGATCTATACAATGCATAAAGACATCCAACATCCAAGTCTTTAcatgcttttcaaagtattatGGCCCTTAATTTGTCAGGATTTTGTCATCAATATTATTGTTTAAACTACTTGCAATCTCTTGtataatattttccttttaacataatttaatttataccaTAGCatagcataataataataatatagtaaaacaaaatcaaaggtgTGTAGTGATGATATCTAGGAGTATATGATATGTTCAGCCTTTTAAACTGGGGAGAATAGGTGATGCTATATGCATGTATCttgatctttttcttttgagaatTGTCACTTATGATTACTTAATTACGATTCATGACTTTGTAATTTTCGAGGGATTTGATTGCTAGGGAATGTATATAGGGTGCCAGATGtgcttatttaataattatttatgattttttattattattattattttattaacgtAGATGTTAAAGCAGCTTacgcgcatctcgactaatcctactggttctgaagttaacgaccatataagcctctagtggttattatattagcaaccacatggATCAAATATAAGCCTATAAAAAGAGCAAATATCTTAATCTCAAACTCTTATAACTAGATCACTTAATATAtggttaattatatatgatttattgatttttaaaggaGTTGTTAAGGATgaatgttgtttgtttttgttttaaaagttttggaGATACGGCAATAATCATAAAGAGCCATCTTGCATTCATGGAATCATACTCAATTTGGTCGATTATTAATACTAGAATTATCCATAATTAATGACTAATTATAAGGATTCATGAATTTAACACACTTTGTACGAACAAATTAGTTGAATCTATTTAAAATTGAATGAAGAAAATTAGACTAGAAATAGACCATATTCACACTATCACtagtgtttaattaatattaggaACTTGTAAAAAGActgagagaaaaagaaattctcataaaagattaaaaaagaaaaaaaaacagataggAAAAGCTCAAGATACCAAAACGTTCTCTACCATATCTATAAACTCCTTTCCAAAAAATCCAATGTGATTTGACtgcaaaaatattcaaattgttttttaaaagaaaactaagGAAACTATTGAGTATCAAACAAAGATATGTGATTTTATTATAACTCACtagaaccaattttttttacatagaaatTACACATATTGATTTGTTTGGTGATCGACTGATGTACTATATATATTGTTAGtgaaatcacttttaaaagtatttgaTAATGTAATATTGTGCTATTTggattaaaattatcattaaggatataaattaaaaaaaacattttaaaaataacaatgagtTCTTACATTGAAAAACacacaaatatcataaaaaaaggaataataaaaacattatatagtttttttgagTGATGTATGGATAGTctttttaagtaaataaaacTACTAAATACTATAATTAAGACCCATACAACTAGAagctaatataattaaaataaaataatttagtttacttaattttaaaatatttaaggtcattaattatgtaattaaaaattagataattactatgtataagaaattattaattgaggtcggttaattttaaaatatttaaggttatttttgtcttttaaataaaataaacattcttccatctcaaaagacATCACTTTTGaagtgaaaataatttaaatttaacttgCTTTAATAAGAATCGCTTTCTACTCGTAAAAGTTAAGTAAATGATTTTGGAAATCcttactaaatatttttttgatgatttactTTAAAGAAAAGCAGTAAACACTTGACAAGGAGGGGGCAAACAGGCTCGAAATCAACTACTCGTGTGGATTGGTGACTGCTATGAATATATTTTACTAAATGTGTGTGATAGGTTCatgtgaattaattttatttttaatatcatcaacataataaaatattaataaaaatattaaaattccatgcaccaaaaaacatgaaataaaaaattttataaattcaacaaatccaaaaaaaataatatattaattgcCTAATTAATTGCATGAAGATTTTGTGTTAATCATATGGAAATATCATAAACTAAGAATACACAaaagcataaaataataaatctaaattaaacaaattcaaataaatatatattgccaaaacttatggtttttttatatataatttatattttaacttaatAAGGATACAATGTAGGATCAacataataaaatcttaaaaaaaatgcaaataccataaataaaagaaaaggcaatcaaaaatagaaaatttaaattacacaAAGaccaaaaatataaacatatttattgtTGAAAGATTGTGTATTGTATGATCAATACACTAAaatcttatcaattttttagcaaatattatttttaaaaaagatttttatttagtatatttaaaatatatatataattttttttataaaaaaaaaacaaacaaatcacaTGCATAACAGCGGGCAATTGACTAGGTattgtttttggaaaaatattcgttagaaatttaaatatatctaaataGTATTGCCACCAGTGAGTTGTGCTTTGTGCCAACCTATATCGATATATTATCTACTCTACTAAAAAACTAGGGTAAAATCATAGATTTTTCactgtttatataaacaatgaagGAGAACAACGAaggagttattttatttttttattcttttttagaaaagttctatcctttaattttttttattgaattcctttaattgttttaattttatcctttaatattttgttagttttgaattatacttcataattttatttcgGTTTACTTTTTGTAATGTTATCATTAtcttaaacaaatattatgatatttagTTGATGTCTAATTTTATGAGCGTctattttaattgaatcatttttagtttttttcttaatttcatccttaattattttattgatttggaattcatcttcataatttatttcggtttggtttttataaagttatcgcAATCTTAAATAAACATCCTGAAATTTTATTAGTGCTCAATTTTACGAgcgtctatttttattttttttttcatcttctcttgttgtacataaaattaaataagtttttaagagattttaaaaaCGTCTATTGTTTTCTATTCAAaggttatttataattttaattttatattagtcCTGAAACtgtatttgctttaaatttaaTAGCAActactatataaaaatattaaatctttatattataaaaacacaaaatcagcTGTAATTTTATCCTTCCTGTCAATAAAAGTATATTCCCGGACATATTTAGAGTGTGTATACCAAAATCTAAGCTTTAAACGATTGTATTTGAAGTTCAACCAACAGGATTCACTGTAGATGACAGATATTTGGGGTCATTCAAGTAATTGACCCAACAGGATTCACTGTAGATGATATCAATGCGTATTGGCCCTAGCCCGCTAGCCTTATCCTGTCCAAGGCATGCATTGCTTTGTTAACAATCGCTTGGAAGCACCAAGATGTAGATTGGACATCAATGGCAGTCCTGGatttctcattgtttttaaaGCAGCCGCCTGACCACTGGGATCCACTGCCTTCCGCGTGAACCTCTTAGGGTCAGATTGTCCCCGACCCTATCCGTGATATTCCTAGCTTGTCAAGCTAAGGCAAGAAAAACTTCTTCaggttttgatttatatatatccaTGCAAGTTGGAAATAGTTGAGCAGTCACTATATCGTTGctggtaataaaaaattagccCAAATCAAGACATTTCACCCATTCTCCTCAAGATTCTCATGCGTGGATGGAGATTATTATAAGtgataaagtttataatttgctTGTGATATCAACCTGAACCGAGGGAGGGCCActttattttaactttaaacACACCACATGCCGATTGtgtaaaataaagtttggttgTTGAGTTGGAGAAAATAAGTGCGCTGTACTAGGCTCAATTAAGTAGAGTTGTGGGTCTACattttcctcctcctcctcctaaaCCTTCCACCTCAACATCTTTTCCTTCCCCTCCACCTTCAGCATCCCCAATGTAATGTAtttcaattgaaatttaaatggTTTACTAGAGATTATCTTATTGTtcatttatgcttttttttaatgtttatatacaTATGAAATTCTATCTTATTATTCTccattatttatatgaatttgctatttaaattttaaaaccttaAAAACTCATAGGGTTGCGTAAATTATTTAGCATTATTCATTGTGAAAtttgtataaattaatttttgatgataccttttgttataattatagatTTATTAAGAGCAATTATTGGCTCGAGGATcatatcaaacaaacaaaaatgggctgtaaaaacttattttaatttagtgatttttattttttttagtggttCTTTGATTCACTTCGTGGCTACAGCCTAAAATCACATGGTTAAAGGGTACTGCCAATTTTGACAAATATTGTTCAACGTGTCAGCTTTCTTGGTTAGTGAAGTAGATATTCCTCTCGTGGGGAGAAAATACTTTTCACCTCCATTAATCCATCCTTCTTGCATTTATATCAATGACACTATTGATTGAAAATCAAGCAAAACTAACTCGGAAGTCGTGTTTTTTTAGCAATAATGTGTGCGGAAATGTCGATGATGCCATTAAAGATATTGTATCCGAGATAGTTGAGCATGTTTTGCTTCAACTAGAGACCGCAAGTTGTTGACACACAAGGGTGTATGATCCGAAGTCTCGAAGTTCAATGAAGATGGTCCATTTGAATCACAGTTGGGATCTGGGACCATCTGACATGAATACACTTCCATCTTGAAAGATTGCAATTAAAATAAGACAAGCTGCTCTAAACAAGGATCATGACTACAAGGTCTGCAATacccgaaacaaaaaaaaaaattctcggAAAGATTTTAGTTACTTTAATTTGATTCACTTCGGCAACTAAACTTGAGCAAATACCATAGCAAAACCacgtttcttttttattatttaagtgCTTGCCACGGCCTTGAGAATTCCAGCAAGCTCGGGGGGAGCAATGATTGGTCATTCTCTCCTTGATCCTCACTCTAACTTGGGATTAGAGAAGAGATCATGGGCTATTTAGCAGTAAAGGCACAAAAAAGTGGCAATTTTAGGGTCCATGACAAGGCTGGCAGTGGCACCACCACCATCCCCATACACTCTCTTTTCTTGAGAGAAATAATAGTAATTCTAATCTAGACCCTGGAGTCGTTGTCATCCTTGTGCTAGCTCACATTACCCTAAAAGCAACACCCCTCACAAGAGGGTTGTATGGCAGACCCCGACCCACCCATGTTACTACTCCCTCCTCTCTGTCCCCACTTTCCAGTTTATAAACCCCACGTCCTTCCCAAACCCTCAAGCCCTTCACCTTCTCCATTGCCTATCTCTCATCTCACTCAATAATTTCTTACACCCAAATCACTCGCTCATCTCTGTTTTCTGTCTATACAAAGCACATCCTCACTAGCATGTGTTCCTCTAAATCTAGGCTGAACCAAAGTACCAGTAATATTGCAACTACCATTGCTAAAATTAATGGCCGTCCGGTACTTCAGCCAAAATCCAATCAAGTTCCTAGCTTGGAAAGACACAATTCACTTAAAAAGAACTCACCTCCAAAGTCTCCTTCTCGGGAACCAGCTGGACCACCTGTACCATTGATGCAACCAGCTTGTAATGCTGCAGGTACTAAAACTAGGCTTCCTTCAGCACTGTCCCCTCCTATCTCTCCCAAGCTAAAATCACCTAGACCTCCAGCAGTTAAGAGAGGAAATGAACCTGGCGGATTAAATACTAGTGCTGAAAAGGTTTTGACACCACGTAGCACAACAAAAGTGACAACTAGTACGGTAAAGAAGTCGAAGAAATCTAGCACTGCAGGAGTTCCACATTCTGTTGACACTTTCGCTATGAAATACTCTTCCTCTTTGTTAGTTGAGGCTCCAGGTAGCATAGCTGCTGCTAGGAGGGAACAAGTTGCTGTTAtgcaagaacaaagaaaaatgcgAATTGCTCATTATGGAAGAACCAAGTCTGCTAAGTATCAAGGGAAAATTGTTCCTGCTAATTCTCCGGCTACAAGTACCATCACTCGGGAGGAAAAGAGATGTAGTTTTATCACTCCTAATTCAGGTTTCAAGAGAATCACACACATTAATTAATTCCATTTGATTGACTTAACCTTCTATACACTGAAAATAAAGGAAACTGAAGTGTCCAATCCGTACTTCTGTTTCACCAGATCCTGTCTATGTTGCTTACCATGATGAAGAATGGGGGGTTCCTGTCCATGATGACAAGTAAGTTCTCTTTACTCATACACAGTGTATATAATGGCACTCATGAATCATGAAactaatatgttattaatatgCAGGCTGCTGTTTGAATTGCTAGCACTGACAGGTGCACAAGTTGGATCAGAGTGGACTTCAGTCCTGAAGAAAAGAGAGGCATTCAGGTGTGTGATttaaaccggaaaaaaaatggTTGCATTGAAATATTGATTGACAGAAATTGTGATTAACTGGTTCTCGGACATTAATCGCTACTGCAGGGAAGCGTTTTCAGGGTTTGATGCAGAAATTGTCGCCAAATtcactgaaaagaaaataacatctATCAGTGCTGAGTATGGCTTAGACATAAGCCAAGTCCGAGGAGTGGTCGACAACTCTAATAGGATTCTGGAGGTAATGCGA is part of the Populus nigra chromosome 8, ddPopNigr1.1, whole genome shotgun sequence genome and harbors:
- the LOC133700714 gene encoding uncharacterized protein LOC133700714; the encoded protein is MCSSKSRLNQSTSNIATTIAKINGRPVLQPKSNQVPSLERHNSLKKNSPPKSPSREPAGPPVPLMQPACNAAGTKTRLPSALSPPISPKLKSPRPPAVKRGNEPGGLNTSAEKVLTPRSTTKVTTSTVKKSKKSSTAGVPHSVDTFAMKYSSSLLVEAPGSIAAARREQVAVMQEQRKMRIAHYGRTKSAKYQGKIVPANSPATSTITREEKRCSFITPNSDPVYVAYHDEEWGVPVHDDKLLFELLALTGAQVGSEWTSVLKKREAFREAFSGFDAEIVAKFTEKKITSISAEYGLDISQVRGVVDNSNRILEVKREFGSFDKYLWGYVNHKPISTQYKSCQKIPVKTSKSETISKDMVKRGFRFVGPTVIHSFMQAGGLSNDHLITCPRHLQCIALASKLPRTVAPPSQKKLICK